tatttcaatataatattttggcgattgatgacacacacaacacttggactaatgtgattgttaagatgactattctcaggcttttaggttcaagtgatgacaaagagaagagaggcgtagcaaggcccgaagggccacccctacgggggttccgccggtgttaaggaaaagacacacgccggtgtaattgtccagaagctggaaactgaagatacactcaccggattaaccgacgttgaagaaaatgcatacgtcggtgcattgccaaacgaagaccaatgaaaatacatacaccggttgaaccgacgatgcatcggtcaattgcatcggttcagttgtccagagaggtggtttttggaggaacgtgaagaagttacaatcaccggttaaaccgacgctaattttacatacatcggttgattgcatcggttaaaccggcgatacaccggttatttgctaacggctagtttttcaagtagcagtttacatacactggttaaaccgatgatggcttttggggtacgtcggattaaccggcgttaagcacatttctggcagcttttctccaacggctatatttgcttgtgctgcctatatatacccccaaggccgggtcatttggaagtgctggagttcaaaggaagtatacaagagctaaagatcatctccaaccaccatagagctttattgtacatcatataggcttaagcacacttgtgagagtgcttaagtgcttgtttaggcttagttcttgagagaactagcttgagagaaagccttgctgcggcaagcaccttgtgtactcgtcgtgtgaccctccgacttggtgtggagtggcaacgacactttgtgcggggaaggaggcccctacttggtgttaaagctccaagatagtgaagacggtgccgtggtgacgcttcgagatagacggtggcggtgacctcgtctttgtgacttggcgtcacttagcttttgcttgtcgggagccttggaggcgtggcaagacggtgatcaagcgaagagactcggcatcccacttgttcgtgttggacaagtggccgtggacgtagggagggactttggtgtcctaaccgaaccacgttaaatcgtgtgtcttggtgtcttcacgggagtttgcatatcctctcccttaccactttacttaccgtattacgtttccgcatttactctctcttgcttatctttacttttctagttagtttgattaggattggctataagttgcaagtcttttggggtaagtagagggtagcatatataaaccttagtcataactagcatgtgtaggacgtgttaggtttatcttatgcaaatagattgagccctaggttaaaaagcgattagcgaccctattcaccccctccccctctagggtcggacaccccggtgatccttacacctttACTTAAAACTCAAAAAAATTATTCACACAAAACTTTAGAGGCCACTGTTCTGTGATCTGATTTCATCAGGTGGTATTCCAATGTTAtttctttccacaacaaaaACAATTTTGGTTATGTCATGTATATATACTTTCTTGTACAAATCTCCGTCGGGGATATTGCtccaacatccatctgatgcaattCTAAAAGCAGTATGCCATCAATTGCATTATAATTCTAAAAGAATCCTTTCATGAGACTGAATAAAATGTCTCATTATaacttattcttttctttgcacAAAACTTTTTGCCACAAGTCGTGCTTACCGACTTTCCATGTTCCCTCTAGAGTCACATTTAATTTTGTAGACCCATTATAGCCTACTGTCTTGGCTCCATTAGGAACTTATTCTACGTTCCAAAAACAAAATTGAACCTTCTAGGTCTCATGACATCTTCCATGGCTTCTTGCCACTTTAATAAATGAGACACCTCAATTTTTGTCATTCATACAACGTCAAAACATATGTTGAGACAATTGTAGTGCTTGAATTATAGGAGTAAACATACCATCCCACTTCTCTTCAAGCCTTACTTCTCGGCATACTCCCCCAGATTATCCCATCTATAGTAAAAATGGAATATCTTCGAGCTTGTGTTTGGATTCAGTCTTTACAAGCCTCGTAGGGTGCTTCAAGCACCACCTTTTCTTTTCAGTTGATTTGAGGCTCAACTATCTTTTCTTCCTATTTGGAGCTGAAAAACCTCAAGAATTTCACTTATTTTTGTGATTGGGGTATCAATattatgaccgttgtactcccttttcggTCATATTCTTATTTAATAGATCATTCTTGCTTTAAAAATGCATCACATTTAATTTTGCGGGGaaaatctctctaaattttaatctttctttactttctaatctttctccccctcgaaatatggcacaaactttgctgccataatttcgaaactATCTTTATACTTGTGAACGAGAATCCTTTCATTACTAGAACTTTATTCATATGACCAAGTCATACAAAATAATGGGAGTACCATTTCCTCGTTCCTTTTCAAGAGCTCCTTAGAGTTCTTGATTTGTTACACTTTCAAGAACTCATCAAGTTCTTTATTTTACTATACTTTTGCAAGTTATGCTTGCAATCTTGGTTCGCATACAACCTTTTTTTAAGTCACTATAGTAGTGCATGAGAATTACTGGGATAACTTTAAAAGCACCCTCAGACTTCTTTacttttatgtgatactcaAATAGCACATGATCCATCACAACTTTTCCTGTCATAAGTGACACAAGTACCAAAAAAAATTTTCGACATGCGGTATAAAACTTGAAAGGCATTTGCAACGCATGTTTAATTCAATGTTGGTCAAATTTAACGTGCGTCAAAATCATTTCAACCATTATCTTTACTGTTGAAGGACAAGGAAAAAACATAATATAGTGATAAAACTTTGATCACAATGACTAAAACATGCACATATACtttcttttctgattaaatcttctcgttggttccaatttaatcagaaaatttaaCGAATTATAATATTAGTAAAACATTAGTGAGAGAAACCAAAAACTTTTCAAAAACAGTTGCATCTCTTTTCCATACCAAGTAAAGGTTAGAATGGAACAAacacttttctttctttacCTCAATTATACAGTTGAGTAACTTCAAAACTTTATCTGTAGCATTGATCAGAATCAACTTTTGTCTGTTAATTTCTATCTAATTGGGAAGAATTGTGTCttaatttaacgttggtcaaaattaaaatatacaactttcctttacttacaccgttgggcagaaatagaacatATGATTAGAATAAAACATTATAATATTGccatcatcaactttggtcagaaaatgacaacaataaactttaaatttctTTGACTTACAATGGCAAAATGGTGCCAAAACAACCTTTCTTTGACTTGAAACAGCGGAAGCTTTCTACACCTTAAACTTAATGGCGACTATTTCCCACAGGGTAAAGCTCATCTGAgcttatcttttttttattgcAGCGAAAACTTGAGAAATAAGCTCATCTTCATTTCAGAAGcatttctttgtctttctctaTTCTTTCAAAATTGATCACTTTGATGCAAAATTTGTCAGAGATTTAACATCGAACTTAAACTCATAATAATATTATAATATTGCTATCATCGACGTTGATCAaaaaataacaatatcataatttaactttaaacaaatatttttgtactcctctatttaaatttttCCGTTAGTTctaatttaaatagaggatgaaacttttactttgcagcggaaactttTCTTTCATTACATCAATTCTCTAAACAATTTATCccgttggttcaaaattgaatagagatcaaaaGAACTAGTCAAAACACATCAAAAGGTGCTTCTGAAAAAGAACAGGATTAATTCTTAATCTTCACTGTGCAAACAGGAGGCCCAAACAGCCGTTCGGCCATGGTGGCCCGCTTGCGCTCGCCCAGCAGGCTCGCTTGCTCAGCAGGCTCGCTCGCTCAGCAGTCAGCCCAGCAGGCTGGCTCGTGGCCCACGAGACGCGATTCGGCCCAGCTTCGGCTCCCGCCTGGACCGGCGGCCCAGCTCGGCTCGCCTTGCATCAATCCTGGCCGTCCATCACAATTGGACGGCTGTCTGCCTTCCTCGCGGGATCAAAACCGTGCGGCGGCGACCGGgtctccaaaccctagcacaTTTTGCccttcccctttctctctcaGCTCACCGAAACGGCGGTGGCGGGGTGGCCTGGCCCGtaccggcggctcgccggcgacggtgaggagcggcgccgccggcgtgtgGCCGCGGTCCTCCCCCTTTTCCTCTCTGTTTTCTTTGGCCTCCCCTTCCTTTCTCTGCAGAACACCGAAAGCGGCGGccccgccggcggtggcctcACGCCGCCATGCCATGGCtgtccggccgccgcgccattGCAAGGCCATGGCCGCCCGGAGTGAGTGACGGCGCTGCCGTAGGGCCTCTCGCTGGTGCGCGCGTTCGCCCAAGGATgaacgcgccgccgtcgagcggcctTGCGGTAGTGCTCGAGCCCgagcgccggcgaggtggcCCGGAGCGGCGCCTCTGTTCTTTCCCGCACAGCGTCAAGTGACTACCGGCGGTGGGGACCAGCGGCGTGACCATGTTGGTCCAGCCGGTCCTTTTCTTCATGCTAGGGTTAGGATTCCGCCTACTTCGATTTGATTCAAATCGAATCCATTCTATTCTTCTTTTCTGTTCTCCTTCCGATTTGAGATCGGATTAATTCTGTTCTTGcgattagggttagggttcgtcGAACCGAAaaccctccttttcttttgattGTTTCGATCCGAGTTCAGATCCATCTTTCTCACTTCGATCTACACACTAGATCGAGGCtaactgataccattgttagattCTTTGGATCACCTAGGAGTAGATCGAGCGGGTGAAATGACTTTTCTTTTGAGGAAGTACCTTGCTTGTAGCCTCTGCGACCTCCATGGCGCTGTCGAGTATGCAGGGGCAACGACGGCGCGGTGCAGTGGTGATCAGGTGGAGGCGTCGAGCCGTGGACGCGCCACTGGAGTGGTTCAAGGTCGAGGACGACGTGCAGTGCCGGGGCGACGGGCTTGCGGTGGCGCTGGTGGCGGCTTCCCGTCGCTTCAGCACCTCCCTCTCGATCGGACTAGGGTTAGGACGGTGGGACACTGTGGCGGCGACGAACCTCCTGACAAGTGCCGCAttccccacctcctctatatatggcactgcgcgacgggggcccaccaaccatctattgggctgggcgtccccgattaAGACACGAGTCAAGAAACTAATTCGtcgttgggccaactggtggagatcagTACTAACACGCCTCAGTGAAGCTTGCTCCCTCAAACAAGCGATTGTTTCGCTCCTTCCAGATCGCCCAAATGATGCACATGAAAAGTGAGTCAAAACCTCTCTTGCGTTCTCGCTGCTGCAAACCTCTCAGATGCTCCCACTAAGTGTGTAGCTGAGACGGTCCTTTTTTATATAAAGTTACTTCGCATATATGCTTAATTTTGGTAGTACTACTTATTCCAGTAGCTTGCCCAGCATGCCTTTGCGTTTGCTTACCTAGGAGCCTTCGCCCCTAAGCTTCTGCATAGACCGCCCCGCCTCCGTCTATAAATCCGCCTACCACTCGCAAGCTCGTCGTATCGTTCACACCCACACGGCCGATCACTCACTCGAGTCGAGTCCAATCGAATCCAAAATCTTTGGACTTTGGAGGAAGAAGTGAAAAAGGGAGGCGGAGGAAatcgatggaggcggcggcggcgcaatcCGGCTGCGCCTGCGAGATCACGCGCCTGCCAGAGGAGCTCCTCTCGGCGTCgatcgcccgcgccgcgccgcgggacgcctgccgcgccgccgcggtctcGCCGGCCTTCCGCGCCGCGGCCGACTCCGACGCCGTCTGGGCCCGCTTCCTGCCGCGCGAAGTCCCGCCTCTCGCCGACGGGGAGctctcccccgcgccgccgtgcaaGAAGGCGCTGTTCATGCGGCTGTGTGACAGCCCCGTCCTCCTCGCCGACGGCCTCACGGTACCGCAAACGGTTTCTCTTCTGTTCGCGTCTACTGTAGTTTCGTGCGGTACAGGCTTCTGGGATGATCCGGCTGATCGCTGCTGGTGTGTGTGCAGAGCATGTGGCTGGACAGGGAGACCGGCGCCAAGTGCTACATGCTCTCGGCGAGGGCGCTGTGCATCATTTGGGGGCGGGGCGATACGCCGCAGTACTGGCGCTGGATCCCATCACCGGTTCCAGGTTTGTTACTACTTCACATGGTGCTTGCATTTCTCTTTCATGTGCTGAAGATGGATACAAGCAGATCCAGCAACCAGCATGTATTACTCACTTGAGAGCAGAGTTTTTGGATGGGAGGCAAAGCTAAACGTTGATAGTTGCTAGCACTTTCTGATGCGGGGGGGCGCTTAATTAGTTTAATTTGCGGGTTTCAAGCTTTGTTAATTTGTAACAGCTCGCTTCTCGGAAGCTGCTGAACTACTGCAAGTTTGGTGGTTGGAAATACGTGGCAAGATAGATAGCAAGATGCTCTCCCCAAACTCAACATATGCTGCTTACATTGTGTTCAAAGTTGCTCCCGGAGCCTACGGGCTTGATTCTCCATACCCGGAGACGTCCGTCAGCCTTGGAGGAAGCAAATCAACATGCCACGTTTGCCTCGATGTCTCTGACAGGGACGATGAGGATTCATGGCTGACACTGAGGCCAAGGAGCAGGCGACTGAGGCCAAGTAGCAGGCGAAGCTATCTTGAAATTCCTCCTCCACATGTACTGCTTCCTCAAGAAAGAGCTGATGGCTGGATGGAGTTGGAGATGGGTGAGTTCCAGAACGATGAAGGTGAAGACGGTGAGGTTTCCATCAGCCTTATGGAGACGTCAACCACCATAAAGATTGGCCTAGTCGTGCAGGGCATCGAGATCAGGcctaagaagaaaaaaagagcaTTGAGCTTGTAGGATTGAGAATGTTGTGCGAGTAAATAAATAGACAGCGAATTTGTGATCTGTATTCTGAACGCTAATCGCACAACGGCTTGAGTTGCCCTCATTGCATAACAATGTGCCCGAGTTTGCACCTGCAGGCTGGCGCTGTTACGGAGTGAGTATGGTTTGTATATTTATTTAATGTAAAAAGGCTGTAGTTCTCTTGCCTGACCTTATAAACCCATGATCGAAATCTATGAATCTGCATCATACTGACCTAGCAATTAACCTTTTGTCAGTGATGCTTTTCACATTCTCGTTCAACAATTTGTTATTGCTCCAGTAAGTTGTTAGCATATTATCGGTCTATCGCATTGCCTACCATTTCTcagggcggcggctgctgccctGAAACCAACCGAAACCGACCACCCTCTCTACGTCATTACGTCATCCACCGACCTCCGGGACCCACATGCCATCCACTCAGGCTCAGAGATCTCGTCTTACTGTGGCCTCCAATGAAATGGGGCCCCAAATCAGCAACGCTTAGCCCCTAAGCCTCCGCGTTTCCGCCTCTCCCACCTATAAATCCGCCACCCCTTGTCTACTATACTCTTGAATGAATTCTTCCTCTACCCGTTTCTAGACCGCATCCCCCCGAATCGAATCCATCGAAAGGGGGCGGACGAATCtatggcggcgacgacggcaccCCCCTCCTGCGAGATCGCGCGCCTCCCGGAAGACCTCCTCGCGGCGTCGATCGCCCGCACCACGCCGCGGGacgcttgccgcgccgccgcagtctCGCCGGCCTTCCGCGACGCGGCCGACTCCGACGCCGTCTGGGCCCGCTTCCTGCCGCGTGACCTCCCGCCGCTCGCCGACGGGGAGCTCTCCCCCGCACCTCCGTCGAAGAAGGCGCTGTTCATGCGCCTCACCGACAGCCCCGTCCTCCTCGCCGACGGCCTCATGGTACGGGGATCCGCTTCTGTTTAATCCAGTGGTCCTGTGCGGTCAAGGTTCTCAATCGATCGATGGATTGATTCATCTGTTGTGTTGGCGTGCAGAGCACGTGGTTGGACAGGGAGACCGGCGCCAAGTGCTACATGCTGTCGGCGAGGGCGCTGTGCATCATTTGGGGCGATACGCCGCAGTACTGGCGCTGGATCCCTCTCACCGACTCCAGGTTTGCTAAATCAACTGCCCATCTAATGTCTCGCTCTTTAACTTTGATGTGATTGTCAACTGAAGTACTACCACCGGTGTTTATTTGATGTCATTGTCAACATCCATTGGCAGTCGATGTTTCACGATTAATCGGGCTTATCGTTCCCTCAGCAGTCAGCACCGATAAGGAGCAGCGACTAGGTCTGGGCGGCTAGAATTCTAGTCGTCTGATTAGTCATCGATTAAACACAATTAGTCGTCCGACTAGATAGGAAAACCATCAGATTTGCATTAATGGGCCACGGCCACTGAGCGGTGGGCTATTAGGCTGGCAGTAGGCCCATTAGGTTTTAGGTAAATTTTCATATGCGTAGAGAAGGCCATTGCTGAACTGCCACCAGATCTTGCAGAGATGGCTCGAGATCCTAAGAGGAAAGTAAGATCTTCTAACCCTGGATAGAAATTTAGATATCAATTTAATTTAGATATCTGAATCATACCTCAGCCCATGTTGCATTCCACGTGCACATGACCAAATGGTGTTATCTTATCCTTGCTTTTGAGAGCGAAGTTACATGGCCTTTTTAACTTTGATTCTATaatatgaatgaatgaatgcaGCATAACTCGTCAAAGAAAAAAGATGTAGCATACGAACTGCACTTTACATAACGGAGTGCACTCTTTTCATGTACTtgccatgatgatgatgatgattttacAATTCTGGTCTGTTGCGAAATTTAAGCTTTTTTTGTGACAGGTTCTCAGAAGGTGCTGAGCTCCGGGTTGTTTGCTGGTTGGAAATACGTGGCAAGATACACTGCAAGATGCTCTCGCAAAACTCAACTTATACCACTTACATGGTGTTCAAGATTTCTGATGAATCCTATGGGCTGGATTCTCCACTCCAGGAggctgcagttatcattggggAAAACAAATTCACTCGTCAGGTTTGCCTCCAAGGTCATGAGAATGAGGGTGAGGATGAAGAAGAGGTGCCTCAGAATTACCGATCTCTTATGGTTCCAGACATCCGACGAAGGTTAAGGAGAAGAAACTGTCGTATTCCTCCTGGAGTGATTGTGCCTAAGAAAAGGGCTGATGGCTGGATGGAGATAGAGATGGGTGAattcaagaatgaagaaggtgAAGATGGTGAGGTGTCTATCAGTCTCATGGAGACAATAGGAGGCAACTGGAAGAAAGGTCTTATTTTGCAGGGCATTGAAATTAGAGCAAAGAAATAAGACTGGGAGGGTGGGATATAGTCTTTGCACATCAAAGTAAATAAATAAGGTGTTCTGCAGCATCTTGCGTTGGTGTGCGATGTGCTGTGTTTAGCAACGAGCTGCAAACTACACTCTAAAGGTGTGTCCAGGTTCTTTAGGGAAAACAAAGTACTGCAGTTTTGTACAAATTATGGTGTCCCAAATCAGTTAGTGCTTGTCTGCTTGATAACTGGCAACGTTTGGTTCAGAAAATGTAACTAGGTATTGCTGTTAATTGGTGTTCCGACTCCCGGGACCCTGGACCTTGTTTGTAAGTTGCGAGCTGCTTTTGGAAATGAAAGGATCCAATGTTATCATCATATTTGCTGTTAATTATGTTCCAACTCCC
This window of the Panicum virgatum strain AP13 chromosome 1K, P.virgatum_v5, whole genome shotgun sequence genome carries:
- the LOC120646022 gene encoding F-box protein PP2-B10-like, yielding MEAAAAQSGCACEITRLPEELLSASIARAAPRDACRAAAVSPAFRAAADSDAVWARFLPREVPPLADGELSPAPPCKKALFMRLCDSPVLLADGLTSMWLDRETGAKCYMLSARALCIIWGRGDTPQYWRWIPSPVPDRIPPNRIHRKGADESMAATTAPPSCEIARLPEDLLAASIARTTPRDACRAAAVSPAFRDAADSDAVWARFLPRDLPPLADGELSPAPPSKKALFMRLTDSPVLLADGLMSTWLDRETGAKCYMLSARALCIIWGDTPQYWRWIPLTDSRFSEGAELRVVCWLEIRGKIHCKMLSQNSTYTTYMVFKISDESYGLDSPLQEAAVIIGENKFTRQVCLQGHENEGEDEEEVPQNYRSLMVPDIRRRLRRRNCRIPPGVIVPKKRADGWMEIEMGEFKNEEGEDGEVSISLMETIGGNWKKGLILQGIEIRAKK